In Paramicrobacterium humi, the genomic stretch GGATCGAGGTGCTCGGCATGATCCTCGCCGCCTACGAGTCGGCACGCACGGGAGCGTTCGTGCCGGTCATCCGGGCCGAGGACACGCCGCTTCCCGAGGAGGCTCCGGGGAGCAGGTGCTCGCCGACGTGTCGTAGCGGCTACGCGCGCGGCCCAGCGGTCGAGCCGCGCGGCCCAGCGGTCGAGCCGCGCGGCAGAAGCTGCGCGTCGAGCACGATCGTCGAGGGCTCGGCCTCGGGGTTCTCGATGCGCTCGAGCAGGCGGTCCATCGCGGTCTCGCCGAGCGCGAAGGCGTCTTGGGCGACTGTCGTGACGCCGGGGCTCACCATCGTCATCCAGCGAGCGTCGTCGAACGAGACGATGCTGATATCGCTCGGGATGCGCATGCCGAGGTCCCCCGCGGCGCGCCAGGCGCCCTCCGCGAGCAGGTTGTTCGCCGCGAACAGCGCCGTGGGCGGGTCGCGTCGCGCCAAGGCGTTCACGGCGGCCTGCCGCGCGGCGTCGACGCTCCAGCCCGCCGAGACGACGAGTGAGGGATCGACGTCGATGCCGGCATCCTCGAGCGACCGCTGGTATCCCGCGAACCGCTCGCTGCCCGTCGTCCAGCCGGTCTCGTCGATGAGCAGCGCGATGCGGCGGTGGCCGAGACCCACGAGATAGTCGGTGACGCGGCGCGACACGTTGGCGTTGTCGATGACGACGCCGTCGCACTCGTGAGGCGCGAACTGACGGTCCACTTCGACGACGGGCGTGTCTTGCTTGAGGAGGAACTCGGACACTTCGGCGGACAGGGGCGTCACGATGACGCCGGCCGTGCG encodes the following:
- a CDS encoding LacI family DNA-binding transcriptional regulator: MSESTPRSTGQRRATLKDVARLAGVSQSTTSRALSGEGYVAAAARQRVLAAAEELGYVPHAMARSLRKQENRSIGVIVSDLRNTFYADLAAGVSSRARSRGYTMLLVDDEGLLDEELSAARAFVATRTAGVIVTPLSAEVSEFLLKQDTPVVEVDRQFAPHECDGVVIDNANVSRRVTDYLVGLGHRRIALLIDETGWTTGSERFAGYQRSLEDAGIDVDPSLVVSAGWSVDAARQAAVNALARRDPPTALFAANNLLAEGAWRAAGDLGMRIPSDISIVSFDDARWMTMVSPGVTTVAQDAFALGETAMDRLLERIENPEAEPSTIVLDAQLLPRGSTAGPRGSTAGPRA